A single region of the Dehalogenimonas sp. THU2 genome encodes:
- a CDS encoding J domain-containing protein has product MEDRFNRIRRMQQDLACELQSFMAELFTSAADPATIIGFAQRLGMDMSAAGGSRPINQPALDPYRILGCDRTASKEFARRRYLDLLRKLHPDTAGISGTEYLTQMVTEAFRRICQERGW; this is encoded by the coding sequence ATGGAAGATAGATTCAACCGTATCAGGCGCATGCAGCAAGACCTGGCGTGTGAGCTTCAATCTTTCATGGCGGAGCTTTTTACCAGCGCGGCCGATCCGGCCACTATCATCGGTTTCGCCCAGCGGCTGGGCATGGATATGTCTGCTGCCGGTGGAAGCAGGCCGATAAACCAGCCTGCTCTTGACCCGTATCGAATCCTTGGTTGCGACCGCACCGCTTCAAAAGAGTTTGCTAGGCGGCGTTATCTGGATCTCCTGCGGAAGCTTCACCCCGATACCGCCGGCATCAGCGGCACCGAATACCTGACTCAAATGGTGACCGAGGCTTTCAGGCGGATCTGCCAGGAAAGGGGGTGGTAA